The proteins below come from a single Corylus avellana chromosome ca3, CavTom2PMs-1.0 genomic window:
- the LOC132175231 gene encoding pentatricopeptide repeat-containing protein At5g61370, mitochondrial, whose product MHIVMKSKWQSLLWRTLKAKKRERLCLSLYCTVLPNPAQSKLQELCGFVSSTIGGLDELELSLNKLTVSLTPSLVTQVIGSCKHEAPNRRLLRFFLWSRKKLNCGLEDKDYNYAIQVFAEKNDHTAMDILISDLRKEGRVMDTHTFSVVAEALVKLGKEDEALGIFKNLDKYKCPQDKVTVTAIVNALCAKGHARRAEGVVLHHKDKISGVEPCIYRCLLYGWSELENVKEARRIIKEMKSAGFLPDLFCYNTFLRCLCERNLKRNPSGLVPESLNVMMEMRSYKIAPTSISYNILLSCLGRTRRVKECCRMLETMKKSGCSPDWTSYYLVARVLYLSGRYGKGNKIVDEMISEGLIPDRKFYYDLIGILCGGERVNFALELFERMKRSSLGGYGPVYDVLIPKLCGGGHFEKGRELWNEAMGMGITLGCSSDLLDPSITEVFKPTRILENISSVDQNTTKKPEKVANNIGKAKKKKTCAST is encoded by the coding sequence ATGCACATCGTTATGAAATCGAAATGGCAAAGCCTTTTATGGCGAACACTGAAAGCCAAGAAGCGCGAACGTCTCTGTCTATCTCTCTACTGCACAGTGCTGCCAAACCCGGCACAGTCCAAGCTGCAGGAGCTGTGTGGTTTTGTTTCGAGCACGATTGGCGGATTAGATGAATTAGAATTGAGTCTAAATAAACTTACAGTTTCTTTAACCCCGTCGCTTGTGACGCAAGTTATAGGCTCTTGCAAGCATGAAGCACCCAATAGGAGACTGCTGAGATTCTTCTTGTGGTCTCGTAAGAAATTGAATTGTGGTTTAGAGGACAAGGATTATAATTATGCCATTCAGGTGTTTGCGGAGAAGAATGACCACACAGCAATGGATATATTGATTTCAGATCTTAGGAAGGAGGGTCGGGTGATGGACACTCATACTTTTAGTGTTGTAGCTGAGGCATTGGTTAAACTGGGGAAGGAAGATGAGGCGTTGGGTATATTTAAGAACTTGGACAAGTACAAGTGTCCGCAAGATAAAGTCACAGTCACTGCTATTGTTAACGCTTTATGTGCAAAAGGGCATGCCAGGAGAGCGGAGGGGGTGGTCTTGCACCACAAGGATAAGATTTCTGGTGTAGAGCCTTGCATTTACAGGTGCCTTCTTTATGGTTGGTCTGAGCTGGAGAATGTGAAGGAAGCGCGAAGGATTATCAAAGAGATGAAGTCAGCTGGATTTTTGCCGGATTTGTTTTGCTATAACACATTCCTAAGGTGCCTTTGTGAGAGAAATCTTAAACGTAATCCTTCTGGTCTTGTTCCTGAGTCCTTGAATGTGATGATGGAAATGAGGTCCTATAAGATTGCCCCAACCTCAATTAGTTACAATATTTTGCTTTCTTGTCTTGGAAGGACAAGAAGAGTCAAGGAATGTTGTCGAATGCTTGAGACAATGAAGAAGTCGGGTTGTTCTCCAGATTGGACAAGCTATTATCTTGTTGCAAGGGTATTGTATTTGAGCGGGAGATATGGTAAAGGCAATAAGATAGTGGATGAGATGATTAGTGAAGGGTTGATACCAGATCGTAAGTTTTACTATGATTTGATTGGTATACTATGTGGAGGTGAGAGGGTTAATTTTGCTCTTGAGCTCTTTGAGAGAATGAAGAGAAGTTCATTGGGTGGTTATGGGCCAGTTTATGATGTGCTGATACCAAAACTTTGTGGGGGAGGGCACTTCGAGAAGGGTAGAGAGCTCTGGAATGAGGCCATGGGAATGGGGATTACTCTTGGCTGCTCAAGTGATCTGCTGGACCCTTCAATCACTGAGGTTTTTAAGCCGACAAGGATATTGGAGAATATTAGCTCTGTGGACCAAAACACAACCAAGAAGCCAGAGAAAGTTGCAAATAATATTGGaaaggcaaagaagaaaaagacttGTGCATCAACTTGA
- the LOC132176249 gene encoding probable xyloglucan 6-xylosyltransferase 5, whose translation MGQQENLAAQKRSSGGGAGGLPTTTTANGRGRTVLPRGRQLHKTFNNIKITILCGFVTILVLRGTVGIGHLGSSDGDAVNQNIIEETNRILAEIRSDSDPSDPDGPELFFNPNDTYTLGPKIADWDGERKAWLHQNPEFPSYVNGKPRILLVTGSPPKPCDNPIGDHYLLKAIKNKIDYCRLHGIEIVYNLAHLDKELAGYWAKLPLIRRLMLSHPEVEWIWWMDSDALFTDMVFEIPVSKYDGYNLVVHGYPDLMFEQKSWIALNTGSFLFRNCQWSLDLLDDWAPMGPKGPVREEAGKILTANLKGRPAFEADDQSALIYLLLSKKDQWMDKVFLENSYYLHGYWAGLVDRYEEMVEKYHPGLGDERWPFVTHFVGCKPCGSYGDYPVARCLSSMERAFNFADNQVLKLYGFRHRGLLSPKIKRIRNETVTPLESVDQFDIRRHTVQGSSVPQS comes from the coding sequence atggGGCAGCAAGAGAACCTAGCAGCTCAGAAGAGAAGCAGCGGCGGAGGTGCTGGTGGGCTGCCGACAACCACCACAGCCAACGGCAGGGGGCGCACGGTGTTGCCGCGTGGCAGGCAGCTCCACAAGACCTTCAACAACATAAAGATTACCATCCTCTGCGGCTTTGTCACCATCCTGGTCCTCCGCGGAACCGTCGGCATCGGTCACCTCGGCTCCTCCGACGGCGACGCCGTCAACCAGAACATCATCGAGGAGACCAACCGGATCCTCGCCGAGATTCGCTCCGACTCCGACCCATCCGACCCCGACGGTCCCGAGCTGTTCTTCAACCCCAACGACACGTATACTCTCGGACCCAAAATCGCCGACTGGGACGGCGAGCGCAAGGCCTGGTTACACCAGAACCCCGAGTTCCCTAGCTACGTTAACGGTAAGCCTCGTATCTTGCTCGTAACTGGGTCTCCTCCTAAACCTTGTGATAACCCAATTGGTGACCATTACTTGTTGAAAGCTATTAAGAATAAGATTGACTATTGTAGACTTCATGGGATTGAGATAGTGTACAATTTGGCTCATTTGGACAAGGAACTAGCTGGGTACTGGGCCAAATTGCCGCTGATTCGGCGCTTGATGCTGTCGCATCCTGAGGTGGAGTGGATTTGGTGGATGGATAGCGATGCGCTCTTCACCGATATGGTTTTTGAGATTCCAGTTTCCAAGTATGATGGTTATAATTTGGTTGTTCATGGTTACCCGGATTTAATGTTTGAGCAGAAGAGTTGGATTGCGTTGAATACGGGTAGTTTCCTGTTTAGGAATTGTCAGTGGTCTTTGGATTTGCTTGACGATTGGGCCCCAATGGGGCCAAAAGGGCCAGTTCGGGAGGAGGCTGGGAAGATTTTAACAGCGAATTTGAAGGGGAGGCCGGCATTTGAGGCAGATGATCAGTCAGCGTTGATATACTTGTTGCTTTCGAAGAAAGATCAGTGGATGGACAAGGTGTTTCTTGAGAATTCGTATTATCTGCATGGGTATTGGGCAGGATTGGTGGATAGATACGAGGAGATGGTTGAGAAGTATCATCCGGGATTGGGGGATGAGAGGTGGCCGTTCGTGACCCATTTTGTGGGTTGCAAGCCTTGTGGGAGCTATGGGGATTACCCGGTTGCGAGGTGCTTGAGCAGCATGGAGAGGGCATTTAATTTCGCAGATAACCAGGTGCTTAAGCTGTATGGGTTTAGGCATAGGGGATTGTTGAGTCCTAAGATCAAGAGGATCAGGAATGAGACAGTAACTCCTTTGGAATCTGTGGACCAGTTTGATATTCGGCGGCACACAGTGCAAGGGAGCAGTGTACCACAGAGCTAG
- the LOC132175707 gene encoding uncharacterized protein LOC132175707 — protein MWLKLFLGWEQIPPGVWLLGEQKMVGDDLIPDGGKDSSFSSSQPHNATYLKEWSMVLIRDSPAHGDCSVFPPVNHENLHIPSQPCEEQQNPLSPSSSSSSSSSPSSSSSSFTLSSSLSPSDSFDSDSLPAPPSDSTVKRAGEVTSWIGIGLEVLRCKVVAVVSSFRNYVAYNRGAFRSFGPVAAAALLVVWTLFMRYRRRRRRAESVGRLMQIIKAKDEKITQLLHQIAQMNKVLVARHRDL, from the exons ATGTGGCTCAAACTCTTCCTGGGCTGGGAACAAATTCCCCCAGGTGTTTGGTTGTTGGGGGAGCAGAAAATGGTGGGTGATGATCTGATTCCTGATGGTGGAAAAGACTCGTCTTTTTCCTCATCACAACCCCACAACGCAACCTATTTGAAAGAATGGTCCATGGTGTTGATCAGAGACTCTCCCGCCCACGGTGACTGCTCCGTCTTCCCCCCAGTCAACCACGAGAATCTGCACATTCCCTCACAGCCCTGTGAAGAACAACAAAACCCACTATCAccttcatcatcttcatcgtCATCGTCATCGCCATCGTCATCGTCATCGTCATTTACATTGTCATCATCACTCTCACCGTCTGATTCCTTCGATTCGGACTCGCTACCTGCTCCACCGTCAGATTCCACGGTCAAAAGGGCTGGCGAGGTGACGAGCTGGATTGGGATTGGGCTTGAGGTCTTACGTTGTAAGGTTGTCGCTGTGGTTTCCTCGTTTCGAAATTATGTTGCCTACAACAGAGGGGCATTTCGGTCATTTGGACCCGTCGCGGCCGCGGCCTTGTTGGTGGTGTGGACGTTGTTTATGCGGTATCGTCGGCGGCGGCGACGAGCGGAGAGTGTGGGGCGTTTGATGCAGATTATTAAGGCGAAAGATGAg AAAATTACACAACTCTTGCACCAGATTGCTCAAATGAATAAAGTGCTGGTAGCCCGCCACAGAGATCTTTGA